The window ATAATGACGGAAAAGGAGATCAGGCATGGAAAGAAAAGGCATGGTGACATTCGCGGGAAACGCGCTTACCCTGGTGGGAATGGAAGTGAAAATTGGCGACAAGGCGCCGTCCTTTAAGGTTCTTGATAAGGAACTAAAGGAGGTGACCCTCTCTGACTACGAAGGAAAAATAAAAATCATAAGCGTCACTCCTTCCCTCGATACCCCGGTATGTAATCTTCAGGCAAAGACATTCAATAAAGAGGCCCAGGCACTTTCCGCAGATGTGGCGGTCCTGAACGTGAGCATGGACCTTCCCTTTGCTATCGCACGGTTTTGTGCGAGCGAAGGGATCGATAAAGTGGAG of the Syntrophorhabdaceae bacterium genome contains:
- the tpx gene encoding thiol peroxidase, whose product is MERKGMVTFAGNALTLVGMEVKIGDKAPSFKVLDKELKEVTLSDYEGKIKIISVTPSLDTPVCNLQAKTFNKEAQALSADVAVLNVSMDLPFAIARFCASEGIDKVETLSDHRDASFGNAYGVLVKELRLLARAIFVIDKSNIIRYIEIVPEMTKEPDYSKALAAVKNI